One stretch of Alcaligenes aquatilis DNA includes these proteins:
- the dusB gene encoding tRNA dihydrouridine synthase DusB, with protein sequence MRIGPWTLPNPIFIAPMAGVTDRPYRRLCKTLGAGYAVSEMAASNKRLWDSVKTARRLNHEGEADPIAVQIAGSDPEMMAEAAVFNISKGARIIDINMGCPAKKVCNVASGSALLRDEPRIIEILEHVVKACTPYQVPVTLKTRTGWDAQSRNAVRIARLAEDIGIAALTLHGRTRCDFYQGHAEYDTIREVKNSLSIPVIANGDIDSPEKAKFVLEYTGADAVMIGRAAQGRPWIFREILHYLEHGEHRAAPTFGELRDCMIEHLQDHYVFYGQHTGVRTARKHIGWYLSDMPDSRHWLDQINRIENCADQLEAITHWFQECDLDQPYLQ encoded by the coding sequence ATGCGTATCGGCCCCTGGACCCTTCCCAACCCTATTTTCATTGCCCCCATGGCGGGAGTCACAGACAGACCTTATCGTCGTCTGTGCAAGACACTGGGCGCCGGTTATGCCGTCTCGGAAATGGCCGCCAGCAACAAGCGCTTGTGGGATAGCGTGAAAACAGCACGACGCCTCAATCACGAAGGAGAGGCTGACCCGATCGCTGTACAGATTGCCGGCTCCGACCCTGAAATGATGGCCGAAGCCGCCGTATTCAACATCAGCAAAGGCGCTCGTATCATTGATATCAATATGGGATGCCCGGCCAAAAAAGTCTGTAACGTCGCCTCGGGTTCAGCCCTGTTACGTGACGAGCCACGCATCATTGAAATCCTTGAACACGTTGTCAAGGCATGTACTCCCTACCAGGTTCCGGTTACACTCAAGACCCGCACTGGCTGGGATGCGCAATCGCGCAATGCTGTTCGTATTGCCCGCTTGGCCGAAGATATCGGCATCGCCGCGTTGACCCTGCATGGCCGCACACGCTGCGACTTCTACCAGGGCCACGCCGAATACGACACCATACGCGAAGTCAAGAACAGCCTCTCTATTCCGGTCATCGCCAATGGGGATATCGATAGTCCCGAAAAGGCAAAATTCGTACTAGAGTACACCGGAGCGGATGCCGTCATGATTGGTCGAGCCGCGCAAGGGCGGCCCTGGATTTTCAGGGAAATCCTGCATTACCTCGAACATGGCGAACATCGTGCAGCCCCCACCTTTGGCGAGCTGCGCGATTGCATGATCGAACACCTGCAAGACCACTACGTTTTCTACGGGCAGCACACTGGAGTACGTACTGCCCGCAAGCATATAGGCTGGTATCTGTCGGATATGCCGGACTCCCGACACTGGCTGGATCAGATTAATCGTATCGAAAACTGTGCAGATCAATTAGAAGCCATTACTCACTGGTTTCAAGAATGCGACCTGGACCAGCCCTACCTGCAATAA
- the purH gene encoding bifunctional phosphoribosylaminoimidazolecarboxamide formyltransferase/IMP cyclohydrolase produces MKIQTALLSVSDKTGIVEFAQALAQRGVRLLSTGGTAKLLAQAGLSVTEVAQHTGSPEILDGRVKTLHPKIHGGLLARRDSAEHLKTLEEHGIDRIDLLVVNLYPFRETIAKPGCTFADAVENIDIGGPAMLRAAAKNHGTPEGGACVVIDPVDYERVLADMDGPAGHPSYGLRLELAAKVYAHTAAYDGAIAAYLSSLAQAEPAQDSAPEVNTWPNVLTIQLKQEQTLRYGENPHQSAAFYTDGTISEGLLGRYKQLQGKELSYNNIADADAAWECVRSFDAGACVIVKHANPCGVALGETAEESYRKAFQTDPTSAFGGIIAFNREVDEAAAQAISSQFVEVLLAPSYTQGALDVFAAKKNVRVLSIQPGQAHNAFDVKRVGGGWLVQTPDTFRDNTEGFKVVTQVQPTTQQMQDMLFAWNVAKYVKSNAIVFCGQGMTLGVGAGQMSRVDSARIASIKAENAGLTLQGSAVASDAFFPFRDGLDVVAEAGATCVIQPGGSVRDDEVIAAANERGIAMVLTGTRHFRH; encoded by the coding sequence ATGAAAATCCAGACAGCTCTTCTCTCTGTCTCCGACAAAACCGGTATTGTCGAATTTGCCCAAGCACTCGCCCAACGCGGAGTGCGGCTTCTCTCCACTGGCGGCACGGCCAAGCTGCTGGCCCAGGCCGGCCTGAGCGTTACCGAAGTGGCCCAGCACACCGGTTCGCCAGAAATTCTGGATGGCCGTGTCAAAACACTGCATCCCAAAATTCACGGTGGCCTGCTGGCCCGTCGCGACAGCGCCGAACACCTGAAGACATTGGAAGAGCACGGCATTGACCGTATCGATCTGCTGGTCGTCAACCTCTACCCATTCCGTGAAACCATTGCCAAGCCGGGTTGCACCTTTGCCGATGCGGTAGAGAACATTGATATTGGCGGCCCCGCCATGTTGCGCGCTGCTGCCAAAAACCACGGTACGCCTGAAGGCGGCGCCTGTGTCGTCATTGACCCTGTCGATTACGAACGCGTACTGGCTGATATGGACGGCCCTGCTGGTCACCCTTCTTACGGCCTGCGTCTGGAACTGGCTGCCAAGGTTTACGCCCATACCGCCGCTTACGACGGTGCCATTGCCGCTTACCTGAGCAGCCTGGCTCAAGCCGAGCCTGCCCAGGACAGCGCCCCCGAAGTGAACACCTGGCCCAATGTGCTGACTATTCAGCTCAAACAGGAACAGACGCTACGCTACGGCGAGAACCCGCACCAAAGCGCTGCTTTCTACACAGACGGCACCATTAGTGAAGGTCTGCTGGGTCGCTACAAGCAATTGCAGGGCAAGGAACTGTCCTACAACAATATTGCTGACGCCGATGCCGCTTGGGAATGTGTACGCAGCTTTGATGCGGGCGCCTGCGTCATCGTCAAGCACGCTAACCCATGTGGTGTAGCCTTGGGCGAAACCGCCGAAGAATCTTACCGCAAAGCCTTCCAAACAGACCCAACCTCGGCCTTTGGCGGCATTATTGCCTTTAACCGCGAGGTGGACGAAGCGGCGGCCCAAGCGATCAGCAGCCAGTTTGTGGAAGTCCTGCTGGCACCTTCCTACACTCAAGGTGCACTGGACGTGTTTGCCGCGAAAAAGAACGTGCGCGTACTGAGCATTCAGCCCGGTCAGGCTCACAACGCTTTTGACGTCAAACGTGTGGGTGGCGGCTGGTTGGTGCAAACGCCCGATACGTTCCGCGACAACACCGAAGGCTTCAAGGTCGTGACGCAAGTCCAGCCTACCACCCAGCAAATGCAAGACATGCTGTTTGCCTGGAACGTGGCCAAGTACGTGAAATCCAACGCTATTGTGTTCTGCGGTCAAGGCATGACGCTAGGCGTAGGCGCAGGCCAGATGAGCCGTGTGGACTCTGCCCGCATCGCCTCCATCAAGGCTGAAAACGCGGGCTTGACCCTGCAGGGTTCGGCTGTCGCATCCGACGCGTTCTTCCCCTTCCGCGATGGTCTGGATGTGGTTGCCGAAGCTGGTGCCACCTGCGTGATTCAGCCCGGCGGCAGCGTGCGTGACGACGAAGTCATTGCCGCCGCGAACGAGCGTGGTATTGCCATGGTCTTGACCGGCACACGCCACTTCCGTCACTAA
- a CDS encoding threo-3-hydroxy-L-aspartate ammonia-lyase has protein sequence MSLELPDFADVVAAAERLAPVAHRTPVLTSTTLNERLNGEVYFKCENFQRIGAFKFRGGFNALARLTDEQKKAGVVAFSSGNHAQAVALSAKLLGIPATIIMNSDAPVLKLAATRGYGAKVIEYDRLTQDRAQIAQDLVEREGLTLIPPFAHPDVISGQGTAALELFQEVPDLQQFYVPLGGGGLLSGCLLAAKAMAPACEVFGVEPQAGDDAQQSLRSGAIVKIAPPASIADGALTQALAPMTFELIRSMVTDILTVPDTELVQAMRFFAERMKMVVEPTGCLGAAAAMRQGDLQGRKVGVLISGGNVDVSALGRLLA, from the coding sequence ATGTCCCTGGAATTACCTGATTTTGCTGATGTTGTGGCCGCCGCAGAACGCTTGGCGCCCGTGGCACACCGCACCCCGGTCCTGACTTCCACTACATTGAACGAGCGTCTGAATGGCGAAGTCTACTTCAAATGCGAGAACTTTCAGCGTATTGGTGCTTTCAAGTTCCGAGGTGGTTTCAATGCACTGGCGCGTTTGACAGATGAACAGAAAAAAGCCGGTGTCGTGGCATTTTCTTCGGGTAATCATGCTCAGGCCGTGGCCTTATCAGCCAAGCTCTTGGGTATACCGGCCACCATCATCATGAATTCGGATGCGCCGGTTCTTAAGCTTGCTGCGACGCGCGGTTACGGGGCCAAAGTGATTGAGTACGATCGCCTGACCCAAGACCGTGCCCAGATTGCCCAGGACTTGGTGGAGCGCGAGGGACTGACTTTGATCCCGCCTTTTGCGCATCCTGATGTGATTTCTGGGCAGGGCACGGCGGCTTTGGAGCTGTTTCAGGAAGTGCCCGATTTGCAGCAATTTTATGTTCCCTTAGGTGGAGGCGGCTTGCTGTCGGGCTGCTTGCTGGCCGCCAAGGCCATGGCACCGGCTTGTGAAGTTTTTGGGGTAGAGCCGCAGGCGGGCGATGATGCGCAGCAGTCTTTGCGTAGTGGGGCGATCGTCAAGATTGCACCGCCTGCATCGATTGCTGATGGGGCGCTGACCCAAGCGCTGGCCCCCATGACGTTCGAGCTGATTCGCAGCATGGTGACGGATATTTTGACGGTGCCGGATACCGAGCTGGTTCAGGCCATGCGTTTCTTTGCGGAGCGCATGAAGATGGTGGTGGAGCCTACAGGGTGTCTGGGTGCCGCAGCGGCAATGCGTCAGGGGGATTTGCAAGGCCGTAAGGTTGGTGTGCTGATCAGTGGTGGTAATGTGGATGTCTCCGCCTTGGGTCGGCTGCTGGCTTGA
- the ruvC gene encoding crossover junction endodeoxyribonuclease RuvC — MRILGIDPGLRRTGFGVIDAQGPSLRYVASGTIVVPPDLPLAERLKLILTHITEVIEQSKPDTSAIEKVFVNSNPASTLLLGQARGAALCALAVGGLDVHEYTALQIKKTVTGSGHAAKEQIQLMVQRLLQLNGLPAPDSADALACAISHAHHSSVVGGLQKSGALTSGPRRRIRAGRILG; from the coding sequence ATGCGAATCCTGGGCATAGACCCTGGCTTGCGTCGCACTGGTTTCGGAGTGATCGACGCCCAGGGGCCCAGCTTGCGCTATGTGGCCAGCGGGACCATCGTGGTCCCGCCCGATCTGCCTCTGGCAGAGCGGCTCAAGCTGATTTTGACTCACATCACGGAAGTGATTGAGCAAAGCAAGCCCGATACCTCTGCCATTGAAAAAGTCTTTGTAAACAGCAACCCTGCCTCTACCCTTTTGCTGGGGCAAGCACGGGGCGCCGCCTTGTGTGCACTGGCGGTAGGTGGGCTGGATGTCCATGAATACACGGCTTTGCAGATCAAGAAAACCGTCACCGGCAGCGGCCACGCTGCCAAAGAACAAATCCAACTGATGGTCCAACGGCTCTTGCAGTTGAACGGCCTGCCTGCGCCGGACTCGGCCGATGCCCTGGCCTGCGCCATCAGCCATGCCCATCACAGCAGTGTGGTGGGTGGTCTGCAAAAAAGCGGAGCTCTCACAAGCGGGCCGCGCCGTCGCATTCGCGCTGGCCGGATCTTGGGTTAA
- the ruvA gene encoding Holliday junction branch migration protein RuvA: MIGRIRGTLIEKQPPTICVDVGGVGYEIDVPMSTLYQMPELGAQVNLFTHLAIREDAHVLFGFSSLNERSTFKALIKVTGIGARTALSLLSGMNAEELADAITRQETSRLVKIPGIGKKTAERLLLELRGKLGADLGSGGAVSAVPNSRDDVLHALEALGYSNKEASIAVKALPDDIDVSEGIKQALKSLSRA, translated from the coding sequence ATGATAGGTCGCATCCGGGGTACCTTGATCGAAAAACAACCGCCTACCATCTGCGTGGATGTAGGGGGGGTCGGTTATGAAATCGATGTACCCATGAGTACGCTCTACCAAATGCCGGAGCTGGGGGCGCAGGTCAATCTGTTCACCCATCTGGCCATTCGTGAAGATGCTCACGTGCTGTTTGGCTTTTCCAGCCTGAACGAGCGCAGCACTTTCAAGGCACTGATCAAAGTCACCGGTATTGGTGCCCGCACAGCCCTATCTTTGCTTTCAGGAATGAATGCTGAAGAACTGGCCGATGCCATCACTCGCCAGGAGACTTCCCGTCTGGTGAAGATTCCAGGCATAGGCAAGAAAACAGCCGAGCGTCTATTACTTGAACTGCGTGGCAAGCTGGGTGCAGACCTGGGCAGCGGTGGCGCCGTCAGCGCCGTTCCCAATAGCCGTGATGATGTGCTGCACGCCTTGGAGGCATTGGGCTACTCCAACAAGGAAGCCAGTATTGCTGTCAAAGCACTACCTGATGATATTGATGTGTCGGAAGGGATCAAGCAGGCCTTGAAGTCGCTGTCACGCGCGTGA
- a CDS encoding helix-turn-helix domain-containing protein, which translates to MSTTNPLEQSVRERLERYFADLGESEPRDLLSMVISCVERPVLQVALEKSAGNQSKAAEMLGITRSTLRKKLSAHNLQP; encoded by the coding sequence ATGTCAACGACCAACCCACTAGAACAGTCCGTACGTGAACGCCTCGAACGCTACTTCGCCGATCTGGGCGAATCCGAGCCACGCGATCTGTTGTCGATGGTCATCTCCTGCGTGGAACGGCCTGTCCTGCAAGTTGCCCTGGAGAAATCCGCGGGCAACCAATCCAAGGCCGCAGAAATGCTGGGTATCACGCGCAGTACCTTGCGCAAGAAACTCAGCGCCCACAATCTGCAACCCTGA